The Acidobacteriota bacterium genome contains a region encoding:
- a CDS encoding DUF5916 domain-containing protein: MTVLLLCLGLIQASSAAPPPPAVPPQAPSTVVVEGRGSPTFSIPRIDAPIAVDGQLDEPAWSQATRLVGFSEYRPVDSQPASEQTEALLFYSPSALYIGIIAHDSVPGSIRATVADRDNISQDDWVRIFLDTFSDRRRAFVFGVNPLGSQEDGVQTEGGFNAGSMFGGTIDLNPDYQFDSKGRLTPDGYVVEVRIPFKSLRYPGGAPQRWGINLSRKTQRTGREDTWTDAKRVASFLAQAGTMEGLHDLQRGVVTEIQPFVTASSNAALNGAGQFVRDRTDISPGANLRLGFTNLSVDATVNPDFSQVESDASQVTVNERFALFFAEKRPFFLEGIELFATPNQLVYSRQIVDPIAGGKLTGKVGRTGIALLSAADSTADGHAWVNVARLRQDFGSDSLAGLTFTDRESNGAFNRVVAADARYVFGRLYYVLGQIGGSWTERDGAVSSSPMWQAEFDRTARRWGFNYKLVGFGEAFETQSGYVPRSDIVEFHASNRFTYYGQRGAWLENLSVFFGPQRVWRYASFGHTGTIEGGEQSHMTAQLRGGWQLGAQVSRDFVQFEPAMYQAYAVRQPDGATSAFAPPGGVTNWSGTYSVTTPVFQKINAKVEVKRAGTAIFAEASNGSETRVTTTVGLRPTSSARIDVSLVSSRIERDRDRVEFARTTIPRIKLEYQPNRALFFRLITEYRVERRVGLQDPTTGMPLQVNGSLAGPERVDGLRMDWLVSFEPTPGTVAFFGYGSSLARDRVLDPTARLTRTSDGFFVKLAYLFRR; the protein is encoded by the coding sequence ATGACCGTACTTCTCTTGTGTCTCGGACTCATTCAGGCTTCCAGTGCCGCGCCGCCTCCCCCTGCCGTGCCGCCTCAAGCCCCGTCGACCGTCGTCGTAGAGGGCCGCGGATCTCCGACGTTCTCGATCCCCCGAATCGACGCACCGATCGCCGTTGACGGCCAGCTCGACGAGCCCGCGTGGTCGCAGGCAACGCGCCTGGTCGGCTTTTCGGAGTATCGCCCGGTCGACAGCCAGCCGGCGAGCGAACAGACCGAGGCGCTCCTGTTCTATTCGCCGAGCGCGCTGTACATCGGCATCATCGCGCACGACTCGGTGCCCGGATCGATTCGCGCCACGGTCGCCGATCGCGACAACATCAGTCAGGACGACTGGGTCCGCATCTTCCTCGACACATTTAGTGATCGCCGCCGGGCGTTCGTCTTTGGCGTCAATCCTCTCGGTTCGCAGGAAGACGGCGTCCAGACGGAAGGCGGCTTCAATGCCGGCAGCATGTTCGGCGGCACCATCGATCTGAATCCCGACTACCAGTTCGATTCGAAGGGCCGGCTCACTCCCGACGGCTACGTCGTCGAAGTGCGCATTCCCTTCAAGAGCCTGCGCTATCCGGGCGGCGCGCCGCAGCGGTGGGGCATCAACCTCTCCCGAAAGACGCAGCGAACCGGACGCGAGGACACGTGGACCGATGCCAAGCGCGTGGCCAGCTTTCTGGCCCAGGCGGGGACGATGGAGGGGTTGCACGATCTGCAGCGCGGGGTCGTGACCGAGATCCAGCCGTTCGTCACCGCGTCGTCGAATGCCGCGCTGAACGGAGCGGGTCAGTTCGTGCGGGACAGGACGGACATCAGTCCGGGGGCGAACCTCAGGCTTGGATTCACCAACCTGTCGGTTGATGCCACGGTGAATCCCGACTTCAGCCAGGTCGAATCTGACGCGAGCCAGGTGACGGTCAACGAGCGCTTCGCGCTCTTCTTCGCCGAGAAGCGGCCGTTCTTCCTTGAAGGGATCGAGCTGTTTGCGACGCCGAACCAGCTGGTCTACTCGCGCCAGATCGTCGATCCGATCGCCGGCGGAAAACTCACAGGAAAGGTCGGCAGGACCGGCATCGCCCTGCTGTCGGCGGCAGACAGCACGGCTGACGGACACGCGTGGGTGAACGTCGCGCGCCTCCGCCAGGATTTCGGCTCAGATTCGCTCGCGGGCCTCACGTTTACCGATCGCGAATCGAACGGCGCCTTCAACCGGGTCGTGGCCGCCGACGCGCGCTATGTGTTCGGGCGCCTCTACTATGTGCTCGGCCAGATCGGCGGATCGTGGACCGAGCGCGACGGTGCGGTCAGCAGCTCGCCGATGTGGCAGGCCGAGTTCGATCGCACGGCGCGCCGGTGGGGCTTCAACTACAAGCTGGTAGGCTTCGGCGAGGCGTTCGAGACGCAGTCCGGCTACGTGCCACGCAGTGACATCGTCGAATTCCACGCGTCCAACCGGTTCACCTACTACGGGCAACGCGGCGCCTGGCTTGAGAATCTGTCGGTGTTCTTCGGACCGCAGCGGGTGTGGCGGTACGCGTCGTTCGGGCACACTGGCACGATCGAAGGTGGCGAGCAGTCTCACATGACGGCCCAGTTGCGCGGCGGGTGGCAGTTGGGCGCCCAAGTCAGCCGCGACTTCGTGCAGTTCGAGCCGGCCATGTACCAGGCGTACGCCGTGCGACAACCCGATGGCGCGACTTCGGCCTTTGCGCCGCCAGGCGGCGTGACCAACTGGAGCGGTACGTACAGCGTGACCACGCCCGTGTTTCAGAAGATCAATGCGAAGGTCGAGGTGAAGCGCGCGGGCACGGCGATCTTTGCGGAAGCGTCGAACGGGAGTGAGACACGGGTGACCACGACGGTTGGGTTGCGGCCCACCTCGTCGGCCCGCATCGATGTCAGCCTCGTGTCGTCGCGCATCGAGCGCGATCGAGATCGAGTTGAGTTCGCGCGGACGACGATCCCCCGGATCAAACTCGAGTACCAACCCAACCGGGCGCTATTCTTCAGGTTGATCACGGAGTATCGAGTGGAGCGGCGCGTCGGGCTTCAGGATCCGACGACGGGGATGCCGCTGCAGGTGAACGGGAGCCTCGCGGGCCCAGAACGCGTGGACGGCCTGCGCATGGACTGGCTCGTGTCGTTTGAGCCGACGCCGGGCACGGTGGCGTTTTTCGGCTACGGCAGCAGCCTGGCGCGCGACCGCGTGCTCGACCCGACCGCCCGTCTGACGCGGACGAGCGACGGCTTCTTCGTGAAGCTCGCGTACCTGTTCCGGCGCTAG